A genome region from Purpureocillium takamizusanense chromosome 8, complete sequence includes the following:
- a CDS encoding uncharacterized protein (EggNog:ENOG503PSNQ) → MCCNANVDNNSVSIIMADCSRPSLWRCCHCEVGWFSMALDASCPSCLNYRCDNCQFSFGS, encoded by the exons ATGTGCTgcaacgccaacgtcgacAACAACAGCgtcagcatcatcatggctGACTGCTCCCGTCCCAGCCTCTGGCGATGC TGCCACTGCGAGGTTGGCTGGTTCTCGATGGCGCTCGATGCGAGCTGCCCATCTTGCCTCAACTACCGCTGCGACAACTGCCAGTTTTCATTTGGCTCTTGA
- a CDS encoding uncharacterized protein (COG:S~EggNog:ENOG503P4GX), with protein MSFAVRRPVANPPSSGVGGHGHPPPQPTTAPVLDFICLFTHDLRRKQKRWQDGRLKYHTFNRRVMVYDERGNFIGDAHWPTGAGDLDEGEELELDRGAAIVQVAECAGVREQDLSEVLDRRVRDVERRRAEREARTPGRTTPRGDTTTGPVVAAAAARVATERQQPQTHFQLNHRPLSAIVPSPGPLGRATVPLQSPFEVRRRAEGENVAERPEADAQRGAKRQRLGMPTPPSKAGYAQSLFGTRLTLSACPSSSAEALARVRALKERTNLQGRSQDLQDKDQRSVRDVSGDPVGDVVMLEQSARDTLGKSPHFTAPATRSVPQHREAAVAVGTLAQTCRQPRQAIALHEPQNVQANATTSKPRQALSNISERQHPVRNTRISSTPVDLTGDDEDLDIDTPVPREPVRSKVTSLPARKGKEENSKQNNPQNPRKRQGKPSGSSSPDKQNDAVSRPPDPRAPPKEKGPRAELRIRSRQRRGLLMVAERKQQADRSRSSKTPDSSGVSAKAGPLDRTAKPAEPPRGKRQPAEVTPEPERIDMVSEDEAAAPGAGPDSATDVEHSEDGGLGPVFAESSSESDAPAMRRRKQQKKGKASKLDDEASSVEGDGASIHGSQGEDTCAGSSHRSNIASPRPTRQTRRRKIPSPDPFDDDSDDDPSPPRTKRRKETRTQGKTAATSDDKPAPSGPRIAKMARRSLKSREIIGFVVSDNAVPLTFAAATGRIDLGSSAAVPPTCGVAAHSAVSSADVDATSTAAVSAPTKSTMHPHAASDDSTTEPTPLTDRDRGLAPSTNQRSDIAENARDVEQPAYARAGDPTSPPVQAQGQLEEAGDLAGSRNAPQAAAGSAKIAAAGQTNPSVEQSNNSVATAAPKPRILNPATRGKKAARREDAAGHAPQSLVPLEPPAAISVRPRAIRAAVVDAGSETRKGADMPGFSKANGGAWSKHAEDLLGMARPTGRR; from the coding sequence ATGTCATTCGCCGTGAGGAGGCCCGTTGCCAACCCGCCGTCCTCCGGGGTTGGCGGGCATGGGCATCCGCCGCCTCAGCCGACCACGGCGCCTGTGCTGGACTTCATATGCCTCTTCACGCACGACCTGCGGCGCAAGCAGAAGCGCTGGCAGGACGGCCGCCTCAAGTACCACACGTTCAACCGCCGCGTCATGGTGTACGACGAACGCGGCAACTTCATCGGCGACGCGCACTGGCCcaccggcgcgggcgacctcgacgagggcgaggagctggagctggatcgcggcgcggccatcGTGCAGGTCGCCGAgtgcgcgggcgtgcgcgagCAGGACCTGAGCGAGGTGCTGGACCGGCGTGTGAGGGACGTGgagcggcgcagggcggagcgagaggcgaggacgccagggcggacgacgccgcgcggggACACGACAACCGGTCCAgtggtagcggcggcggcggcgagggtcgcGACGGagaggcagcagccgcaaacGCACTTTCAACTCAATCACCGGCCTCTTAGTGCCATCGTCCCGAGCCCCGGCCCGCTTGGCCGCGCGACCGTACCCCTACAGTCTCCGTTTGaagtgcggcggcgagctgagGGGGAGAACGTGGCGGAGCGACCAGAAGCAGATGCACAGCGTGGAGCGAAAAGGCAAAGGCTCGGGATGCctacgccgccgagcaaGGCTGGGTACGCGCAGAGCCTTTTTGGCACGAGGCTGACGCTCTCGGCCTGCCCGTCATCGTCCGCAGAGGCGCTAGCGCGGGTCAGGGCTCTGAAGGAGCGGACGAATCTACAGGGACGGAGCCAGGACCTGCAGGATAAGGACCAGAGGAGCGTACGGGACGTGTCGGGCGACCCGGTTGGTGATGTCGTCATGCTTGAACAGTCGGCACGAGATACGCTGGGCAAATCTCCGCACTTTACGGCACCCGCGACCCGGAGTGTGCCCCAACACAGAGAGGCAGCCGTCGCGGTCGGGACCTTGGCACAAACATGCCGACAACCTCGTCAGGCGATCGCTTTACATGAGCCACAGAACGTCCAAGCTAACGCGACAACATCGAAGCCAAGACAAGCCTTGAGCAACATTAGCGAGCGGCAACATCCGGTACGTAACACCAGGATATCATCAACGCCAGTCGACCTCACAGGTGACGACGAAGACTTGGATATTGACACGCCTGTCCCGCGAGAGCCGGTGCGCTCTAAAGTCACGTCTCTGCCAGCCAGAAAGGGGAAAGAAGAGAATTCGAAGCAAAACAACCCACAAAACCCACGCAAACGACAAGGCAAACCCAGCGGTAGCTCATCGCCCGACAAACAGAACGATGCGGTGTCGCGCCCGCCGgacccgcgcgcgccacccAAGGAAAAAGGGCCACGTGCGGAGCTTCGGATCCGGTCGAGGCAACGAAGAGGCCTGCTCATGGTCGCAGAAAGGAAACAGCAAGCGGACAGGTCACGTTCGTCCAAGACTCCAGACTCTAGCGGTGTCAGCGCCAAGGCCGGGCCACTGGACCGCACAGCTAAGCCAGCTGAGCCACCTCGAGGCAAACGACAACCGGCTGAAGTCACACCAGAACCTGAAAGGATTGATATGGTATCCGAGGACGAAGCTGCGGCACCAGGCGCGGGCCCTGACAGCGCAACTGATGTAGAACACTCGGAAGATGGTGGTCTTGGACCGGTCTTTGCTGAGTCGAGCAGCGAGAGCGACGCGCCAGCTATGAGGCGCAGAAAGCAACAGAAGAAGGGTAAGGCAAGCAAACTAGACGACGAAGCGTCGTCCGTCGAAGGGGACggggcatccatccacggcAGTCAGGGAGAGGACACCTGCGCAGGGTCTTCACACCGATCGAATATTGCGTCACCGCGACCTACGCGACAAACTCGGCGCCGCAAAATTCCATCACCAGACCCGTTCGATGACGATTCCGACGACgatccgtcgccgccgcggactAAAAGGCGCAAAGAAACCCGCACACAGGGGAAAACTGCCGCAACTTCAGACGATAAACCCGCCCCGTCGGGCCCTCGGATTGCCAAGATGGCTAGAAGGAGCCTCAAGAGCAGAGAGATTATAGGGTTTGTGGTGAGCGACAATGCAGTCCCTTTGACCTTTGCGGCCGCTACAGGGAGGATTGATTTGGGAagctcggccgccgtgccaCCAACATGTGGCGTTGCGGCGCACAGTGCCGTGAGCAGCGCAGATGTCGATGCTACGAGCACAGCCGCCGTATCAGCACCGACTAAGTCTACAATGCATCCACACGCAGCATCTGACGATTCAACAACCGAACCTACGCCGCTGACGGACAGGGATAGAGGGCTGGCACCCTCAACCAACCAGCGTTCTGATATCGCGGAAAACGCCCGGGACGTTGAGCAGCCGGCATACGCAAGGGCGGGCGACCCAACCAGCCCGCCAGTACAGGCCCAGGGCCAactcgaggaggccggggACCTGGCCGGGTCCAGGAATGCgccgcaggccgccgccgggtctGCGAAAATTGCAGCCGCGGGCCAGACGAATCCGTCCGTTGAACAATCAAACAACTCTGTTGCAACCGCCGCCCCAAAACCGCGAATTCTCAATCCGGCCACGCGCGGTAAGAAGGCGGCCCGGAGGGAAGACGCGGCCGGGCACGCCCCGCAGAGCCTCGTGCCCCtcgagccgcccgcggccatcTCGGTGCGGCCGCGTGCAATcagggcggcggtcgtcgacgcggggTCCGAGACGAGGAAGGGCGCCGACATGCCGGGGTTCAGCAAGGCCAACGGCGGGGCCTGGAGCAAGCATGCAGAAGACTTGCTGGGaatggcgaggccgacggggAGGCGGTGA
- a CDS encoding uncharacterized protein (COG:S~EggNog:ENOG503NYXC) has translation MPPRLRTPSASLATVALACTPRARIVPFARYFSSKPQDPEDPEVIAMNEWFESPQAVRLAEGGHGPRYLGPLPDQPFPQNPLFRSQPVLDEHTRELIWDKVTNRGDSLKAVSAEMGVDVRRVAAVVRLKAVEKQWVKAGKKLATPYAKAVMNMLPKTRYSEGEENTPHEPINEVHVHRYTMQQLFVPVSESRHFTREDAAKAFHETMLSADKRSPQPELIKMEREILEGKHSRQEGMARFMEATKREEDAVARRIVKQREEEERRTTRVRTDRFEFRFKEVSVDDAGRDGRSRKGTGWRYGAPFDDRKRGKVKIPTSVP, from the exons ATGCCTCCCAGATTACGAACCCCGtccgcgtcgctggcgaCCGTCGCGTTAGCCTgcacgccgcgcgctcgcATCGTCCCTTTTGCCCGATACTTCAGTAGCAAGCCTCAAGACCCCGAAGACCCCGAGGTGATTGCCATGAACGAGTGGTTCGAGTCCCCCCAGGCCGTAAGGCTGGCCGAAGGAGGCCACGGGCCTCGATACCTGGGGCCGCTCCCGGACCAGCCGTTCCCGCAGAATCCCCTTTTCCGCAGCCAGCCGGTGCTGGACGAGCACACACGTGAGCTCATCTGGGACAAGGTGACGAACCGCGGCGATTCGCTCAAGGCGGTGTCCGCCGAgatgggcgtcgacgtgaggagggtggccgccgtggtgcgGTTGAAGGCGGTGGAGAAGCAATGGGTCAAAGCC GGCAAGAAGCTAGCGACGCCGTATGCCAAGGCCGTCATGAATATGCTTCCAAAGACAAGGTACtccgagggcgaggagaaCACGCCGCATGAGCCGATCAACGAGGTGCACGTGCACAGGTACACGATGCAGCAGCTCTTCGTGCCGGTGTCGGAGTCGCGGCACTTTACgcgcgaggacgcggccaaggccttcCACGAAACGATGCTGTCGGCGGACAAGCGATCGCCGCAGCCGGAGCTGATCAAGATGGAGCGTGAGATCCTGGAGGGCAAGCACAGCCGCCAGGAGGGCATGGCGCGGTTCATGGAAGCGACGAAACGTGAGGAGGACgcggtggcgcggcgcatcgtgaagcagcgggaggaggaggagcggcggacgacgcgggTGCGCACGGACCGGTTCGAGTTTCGGTTCAAGGAGGTAagcgtcgacgacgctggtcGGGATGGGCGGTCGCGCAAGGGGACGGGATGGCGGTACGGAGCGCCGTTTGACGACCGGAAGAGGGGCAAGGTCAAGATCCCGACATCGGTGCCCTGA
- a CDS encoding uncharacterized protein (EggNog:ENOG503P4UC~TransMembrane:4 (o12-31i51-71o77-102i123-141o)), translated as MGFFSTSASYFAFSGLHLVCFALALTVCGLYGQDLNNAHHLHKYADSKWVYAVVVGAMSAVTCVVYFIPFVLRHVGIVAAVWSLVLFILWIALFGVFGALYIKEDPEGDGGIKRMKSAVWVDLVSALLWLASAVSVFGYWWKHRDTRSQFTGRAHV; from the exons ATGGGCTTCTTCAGCACGAGCGCCAGTTACTTCGCCTTCAGCGGCCTGCACCTGGTGTGCTTTGCCCTCGCGTTGACCGTCTGCGGCCTGTACGGCCAGGACCTGAACAATGCGCACCACCTGCACAAGTACGCCGACTCGAAATGG GTGTACGcggttgtcgtcggcgccatgTCCGCCGTGACGTGCGTCGTCTACTTCATCCCGTTCGTGCTGCGACACGTCGGCATCGTGGCAGCCGTGTGGAGCCTGGTTCTCTTCATCCTCTGGATCGCCTTGTTCGGCGTCTTTGGCGCG CTCTACATCAAGGAGGAccccgagggcgacggcggcatcaagcGCATGAAGAGCGCCGTGTGGGTTGACCTCGTCAGCGCCCTGCTCTggctcgcctcggccgtgtcCGTCTTTGGATACTGGTGGAAGCACCGCGATACGCGCTCGCAGTTCACCGGGCGCGCCCACGTctga
- the MgSsk1 gene encoding Two-component response regulator SSK1p (BUSCO:EOG09260FFP~EggNog:ENOG503NZR8~COG:T): MMASDIASRIRARLSRRRHSATASLASSTRSSALLAADDAAAAAAAAPRREHSSMSRASARDAPTLHTQGSSGFFVVMPVPTVDEGHGHGVGDGDGEDEGEGEGEGECAGEAPPGSAKTTVPGAHRSLQGPHPPPAQHHHLHHHHQSRTTHQQLEQLSNEDPQRPKNQPPPRPENPQLESSQLPPPGPSPSTPPPPSLSSSTSHSPSTTNGTAANPHHLTPVSPPPPPSSNPLATSSALRSIHEYSIPRSVTTDDSDSQPRHGHDRDHDQLSVDSYSAAAPASALGGLPPATRAPIPVPAADGSDAPRRQSLFASRQTALIRTLLQGSGATNNGDAAAGDSLHRPSIDVNMVTRKIWVKRPNASATTITINEEDLVDDVRDMILRKYANSLGRTFDSPDLNIRIYPRDQDKERLLGPEELMARTLDRYFPGGQTVDEALVIDIPRRTPKPSPRAPPAPGTTTYYVTDDGRPSEAGEGYFPPVTASVPSPHLAHAVPVPTNGAVTHSIAVLGTGHIPPIPSPGSTRPRVHRDHRSERPRLVRQHTASPTVVGGHPAATPPVPSHDHPPLPTVKSSMPKSPGPAPEPTPARVATPPPRIASPRSSSARPKKVKKATEYATMPTSATSKLLNGSVPPINVLIVEDNPINLKLLEAFVKRLKVRWQTAMNGRDAVTKWRAGGFHLVLMDIQLPVMNGLDATREIRRLERVNSIGVFSSTPGGPPDEATGGTHEIKDQDRLENLTMFKSPVIIVALTASSLQSDRHEALAAGCNDFLTKPVNFVWLERKVMEWGCMQALIDFDGWRKWKDYSQQAEASEASKKAMEKAKAKAKKNRASVSSST, from the exons ATGATGGCGTCCGACATTGCGTCCCGCATCAGGGCGCGCCtgtcgcggcgtcgacactcggccacggcgtcgctggccagCTCGACCCGGAGCAgcgccctcctcgctgctgacgacgccgctgccgccgccgccgccgcgcctcgccgcgagCACTCGTCCATGAGCCGCGCGAgcgcccgcgacgcgccCACGCTGCACacgcagggcagcagcggcttcttcgtcgtcatgccCGTACCgaccgtcgacgagggccacggccacggggtgggtgacggtgatggcgaggacgagggcgagggcgagggcgagggcgaatGCGCTGGCGAGGCTCCTCCAGGGTCTGCCAAGACCACTGTTCCAGGGGCTCATCGGTCGCTACAGGGGCCGCatccaccgcccgcccagcaccaccacctccaccaccaccaccagagcCGCACCACGCACCAACAGCTGGAGCAGCTCAGCAACGAGGACCCGCAGCGGCCAAAGAATCAACCACCGCCCCGGCCAGAGAACCCGCAACTGGAATCCTCCCagcttcctcctcccggACCATCGCCGTCCactccgcctcctccatccctgtcctcgtcgacctcgcaCTCCCCGTCGACCACCAACGGCACTGCTGCGAACCCTCACCATCTGACGCCCGtctctcccccgccgcctccatcgtccAACCCCCTGGCTACGAGCTCTGCACTCCGCAGCATCCACGAATACTCGATCCCCCGATCCGtcaccaccgacgacagcgattcccagcctcgccatggccacgatCGCGACCACGACCAACTAAGCGTCGACTCCTACTCAGCCGCCGCACCTGCCTCTGCCCTGGGTGGCCTGCCTCCCGCCACGCGCGCCCCCATCCCCgtacccgccgccgacggctcggACGCACCCCGGCGGCAGAGCCTCTTCGCAAGCCGCCAGACGGCTCTCATCCGCACGCTGCTCCAGGGCTCTGGCGCTACCAacaacggcgacgcagccgccggagATTCTCTCCATCGACCCTCCATCGACGTCAACATGGTGACTCGCAAGATCTGGGTCAAGCGGCCCaacgcctcggccaccacAATCACCATCAACGAGGAGGacctggtcgacgacgtgcgcgACATGATCCTCCGCAAGTATGCCAACTCGCTCGGCCGAACCTTTGACTCGCCCGACCTCAATATCCGCATCTATCCCCGCGACCAGGACAaggagcgcctcctcgggccCGAGGAGCTCATGGCCCGCACCCTCGACCGATACTTCCCCGGCGGCCAgacggtcgacgaggccctcgtcatcgacatcCCCCGCCGCACGCCCAAGCCCTCCCCGCGCGCACCTCCCGCCCCCGGCACCACGACCTACTACGtgaccgacgacgggcggccctcggaggccggcgagggctaCTTCCCTCCCGTCACGGCTTCCGTACCGTCTCCCCATCTCGCACACGCTGTCCCCGTGCCGACTAATGGTGCAGTCACGCACTCGATCGCCGTACTTGGCACCGGCCACATCCCCCCCATCCCGTCGCCCGGCAGCACCCGCCCGCGCGTGCACAGAGATCACCGCTCAGAACGACCAAGGCTCGTTCGACAGCACACCGCATCGCCCACAGTCGTAGGCGGCCACCCGGCGGCCACACCTCCCGTCCCAAGCCATG ATCATCCGCCCCTGCCCACCGTCAAGTCGTCCATGCCCAAGTCGCCCGGCCCAGCGCCCGagcccacgcccgcgaggGTCGCcacgccaccaccgcggATCGCCTCCCCGCGATCGTCGAGCGCCAGGCCCAAGAAGGTCAAGAAGGCCACCGAATATGCGACCATGCCCACGTCGGCCACCAGCAAGCTGCTCAACGGGTCGGTGCCCCCCATCAACGTCCTCATTGTCGAAGACAACCCCATCAACTTGAAACTGCTGGAGGCTTTTGTGAAGCGGCTCAAGGTGCGGTGGCAGACAGCCATGAACGGCAGAGACGCAGTGACCAAgtggcgggccggcggcttccACTTGGTTCTCATGGACATTCAGCTGCCCGTCATgaacggcctcgacgccacaAGAGAGATTCGGCGGCTGGAGAGGGTCAACTCCATCGGTGTCTTCTCATCTACCCCCGGAGGGCCGCCGGACGaagcgacgggcggcacgcATGAGATCAAGGATCAGGATCGCCTGGAGAACCTGACCATGTTCAAGAGCCCtgtcatcatcgtcgccctgACGGCAAGCTCACTGCAGAGCGACAGGCACGAagcgctggccgccggctgcaACGACTTTCTAACAAAG CCCGTCAACTTTGTATGGCTCGAGCGCAAGGTGATGGAGTGGGGCTGCATGCAGGCCCTGATCGACTTCGACGGCTGGCGCAAATGGAAAGACTATTCACAGCAAGCCGAGGCGTCGGAAGCGAGCAAGAAGGCAATGGAGAAGGCAAAGGCCAAAGCTAAGAAGAATCGGGCGTCCGTCTCTTCCTCTACCTGA
- a CDS encoding uncharacterized protein (EggNog:ENOG503P8RS), whose product MSSFARSFKPPASYLSPVRRPGMPGRTISNSSDLSLTSNASGPAADDNSREQSVSAPGTPYLGGPEDDQRASSTKNSPDGFPFHSPRSAGHSRPIAIELPKLKKLASPSSVRTPPEPLSARGDLPGGYFPNHEDPKNRVHRPHPFTTSNEPRNPFILSDSVAMQADRRLPTSHPGLSSAMAAPANLPVSSYLAPGFHDAPVPMGKYYPSNYERGTRSNLQRQTRHPDETPSSIKSDSQVPQYKAAATPEAETRRKMQQYQRDMIAQAAMALGGSSKAAKTSATVALNGVPLNDSLYTSSPHKPASPRLDPLGSPGPVTPMDLDAGRVGYLDKGVDRLSRDSMPPPGAPVGPRSM is encoded by the exons atgtcCAGCTTTGCCCGCTCCTTCAAGCCCCCGGCCTCGTACCTCTCGCCCGTCCGACGCCCCGGCATGCCCGGCCGCACCATCAGCAACTCGTCAGACTTGTCGCTGACGTCCAACGCCAGCGGccccgcggccgacgacaatTCCCGGGAACAGTCcgtgtcggcgccgggcacgcCGTACTTGGGCGGACCCGAGGACGACCAGCGCGCGTCGTCAACCAAGA ACAGCCCCGACGGCTTCCCGTTCCACTCGCCTCGAAGCGCAGGTCATAGCCGTCCCATCGCCATCGAGCTTCCCAAATTGAAGAAGCTCGCCTCTCCCTCGTCCGTTCGCACGCCGCCGGAGCCACTTTCCGCGCGGGGCGACCTCCCTGG AGGATACTTTCCCAACCACGAAGACCCCAAAAACCGCGTCCACCGCCCACACCCCTTCACCACCTCCAACGAACCACGCAACCCCTTCATCCTCTCCGACTCGGTCGCCATGCAGGCCGACCGCAGGCTGCCTACCTCTCACCCCGGCTTGtcgtccgccatggccgctcCGGCGAACCtccccgtctcgtcgtaCCTGGCGCCCGGCTTCCACGATGCGCCCGTGCCGATGGGCAAGTACTATCCCTCCAACTACGAGAGGGGCACGCGCAGCAACCTTCAACGGCAAACACGACACCCCGACGAAACACCTTCGTCCATCAAGTCCGACTCGCAGGTACCCCAGTACAAGGCGGCCGCGACTCCCGAGGCCGAAACACGGCGCAAGATGCAGCAGTATCAACGCGACATGATTGCGCAGGCTGCCATGGCCCTGGGTGGCTCATCCAAGGCAGCCAAGACGAGCGCCACCGTCGCTCTCAACGGCGTCCCGCTCAACGACTCGTTGtacacgtcgtcgccgcacaagcccgcctcgccacgcCTCGACCCCCTCGGCAGCCCCGGCCCCGTGACGCCCATGGACTTGGACGCCGGTCGCGTCGGCTACCTGGACAAGGGAGTGGACAGGCTCTCCAGGGACAGCATGCCCCCGCCGGGCGCACCCGTCGGACCGCGGTCCATGTAA
- a CDS encoding uncharacterized protein (COG:S~EggNog:ENOG503P2WC) → MTDMQLDIEQEAPGPHAAAAAASETPVRRAPASPRTSERIRAQNRRREWLEQHPSYFESVEHELADPILYARLVKAFQTAAERQSETQEKGFGRILEADLARGEQRVATAAAAASDPSAEATNAGGGSSAQLSNGANGQSHARTAEAGSGIDNAWDAEPEGRADGRELWRQFLQERFIRGRDDEFDYDAVDGDWGLDVTARREAQDEWFEDEEPTWAEGEGRARTGETGVQDF, encoded by the exons aTGACGGATATGCAGTTGGACATAGAACAGGAAGCACCAGGcccccatgccgccgccgccgccgcatccgaGACGCCGGTCCGCAGAgccccggcctcgccgcgcacctCGGAGCGCATCCGGGCCCAGAACCGTCGCCGCGAGTGGCTCGAGCAGCACCCGTCCTACTTTGAGAGCGTAGAGCACGAGCTTGCAG ACCCCATCCTGTACGCTCGTTTGGTCAAGGCCTTCCAAaccgcggcggagcggcaATCCGAGACGCAGGAAAAGGGCTTCGGGCGGATCCTCGAGGCGGACCTCGCGCGTGGggagcagcgcgtcgccaccgccgccgccgcagccagcgACCCGTCCGCCGAGGCCACAaacgctggcggcggcagctcagCGCAGCTCTCCAACGGTGCCAACGGGCAGTCCCACGCGCGgaccgccgaggccggcagcGGAATCGACAACGCCTGGGACGCGGAGCCGGAGGGTAGGGCGGACGGCCGCGAGCTCTGGCGGCAGTTTCTGCAGGAGCGTTTCATccgcgggcgcgacgacgagtttGACTATGATGCCGTGGACGGCGACTGGGGCCTAGACgtgacggcgcggagggaggcgcaggacgagtggttcgaggacgaggagccgacgtgggcggagggagaggggcgcgcgaggaccggcgagacgggcgtgcAGGACTTTTGA